In a genomic window of Quercus lobata isolate SW786 chromosome 4, ValleyOak3.0 Primary Assembly, whole genome shotgun sequence:
- the LOC115984674 gene encoding uncharacterized protein LOC115984674, which translates to MNCLSWNCRGLRQSRAVLELTDLVKKYAPSILFLMETRSKDHYLKNLCSKLHLENVFIKSRINTGGGLALYWKEGIDLKVLDSTPTYIDAIVNPGMDDAWRFTGFYGNPITANREHCWALLKHLCLKLDLPWICVGDFNEITKAEEKKGGAHRPESQMKAFRDALDFCGFRDLGFVGLPFTWCNNQFDGEVTWIRLDRGVATPSWSQLFPTVCVHHLPGTLSNHCPLWLCSDDENVRFYKKSRPFRFEAVWLKDERCEGVIKKAWSDRTMGEPVDKLIRKVDACRSSLQTWSRTSFGNIRRLLIQKKKQLAQAEAMSMAGDHHDQIRVLRSEVYELMVKEECLWHQRSRVDWLKSGDMNTSYFHSRATQRNKRNFISKLNLNDGSVVTDEKQIGEAMVDYFKQIFASTMPSSFDQILQGIDTKVTPAMNADLTREFTADEVEFALKQMKPLTAPGPDAILNSGNMPASLNHTYISLIPKIKSPEKATDFRPISLCNVLYKIVSKTIANRLKKLLPKLVSESQSAFMSDRLISDNILVAFETFHHLKTKTKGKTGFMAIKLDMSKAYDRVEWAFLEKVMEKLGFDNRWITLVSSCIRSVSFSVLVNGEPHGNFTPNRGLRQGDPLSPYLFLLCAEGLHSLIQQAEISGSIKGVSLCSTSPKVSHLFFADDSLLFCRANSHEAGSIMEILKQYEEASGQQINREKTQLFFSPNTDPHVQEEIKTLLGVAATTNYEKYLGLPSFVGSGKKQSFGYIRERIWHKMEGWKERLLSQGGREVLIKAVLQAMPTFTMGCFKLPKSLCKDIESLIWKFWWGYKGEARKIHWVGWKKLCKSKSHGGLGFKDIELFNIAMLGKQENGSYAWQSILKAQGVVRMGSKWRIGDGHSVRIRGDKWLPDLFSSRVVSPQKNFPNNTRVCALIDEENRCWMEGRIREEFLPHEAEAILSLPLSFNGKKDRLIWAETMNGYYTTKSAYRLLLQAVEAAAAKAAVPGTSNSAAQKPFWQELWSLNVPNKIRHFLWRAANDSLPTKKNLQKRNIIQDTTCERCGGGIEDGVHPIWGCQMIKQVWWELEKCREFLNENFASFHDLLQGILAQKIPNLAELFAFIGWSIWHERNARRLGSPSLPIEKIYRDAVERLREFHSVQEEPRTQLTVHHPAHWLPPLPSVYKVNFDGATFPDIAATGLGVVVRDLEGLVIAALSERIHLPPTVAALEAMACRRSIVFAIELGLQDVVFEGDSEAIFKLLTVEQPCMSAFGHIIEESRSLASTFRSATFTHTKRQGNNVADKLAKLAKNLYEP; encoded by the exons ATGAATTGCCTCAGTTGGAACTGCCGTGGTTTGAGGCAATCACGAGCAGTTCTTGAACTCACCGACTTGGTGAAAAAATACGCTCCATCCATTCTCTTTCTGATGGAAACAAGATCTAAAGACCACTATCTTAAAAACCTTTGTTCAAAGCTTCACTTGGAGAATGTTTTTATTAAGTCTCGGATTAACACAGGAGGAGGATTGGCACTTTACTGGAAAGAGGGGATTGATCTTAAAGTTCTGGACTCAACACCAACTTACATTGATGCAATAGTTAACCCAGGAATGGATGACGCCTGGCGGTTCACGGGTTTCTATGGGAATCCAATAACAGCCAACCGGGAACATTGTTGGGCACTACTTAAACACCTTTGTCTAAAATTGGATCTACCATGGATATGTGTAGGGGATTTCAACGAGATCACCAAAGCAGAAGAAAAGAAGGGTGGTGCTCATAGACCAGAAAGCCAGATGAAAGCATTTAGAGATGCTTTGGATTTTTGTGGATTCCGTGATTTGGGGTTCGTTGGTTTACCATTCACTTGGTGCAATAACCAATTTGATGGAGAAGTAACATGGATTCGTTTGGATAGAGGGGTGGCAACACCGTCATGGTCACAATTGTTCCCCACAGTTTGTGTTCATCACCTTCCAGGTACATTATCTAACCATTGTCCATTATGGTTATGCTCTGACGATGAAAATGTTAGATTTTACAAGAAATCCAGGCCTTTTCGTTTTGAGGCGGTGTGGCTAAAAGATGAAAGATGTGAAGGTGTTATCAAAAAAGCATGGAGTGACAGAACTATGGGGGAACCAGTTGACAAACTAATCCGAAAGGTAGATGCCTGCAGATCAAGTTTGCAAACATGGAGTAGAACCTCTTTTGGCAATATCCGTCGATTGctaatccaaaaaaagaagcaacTAGCACAAGCTGAGGCTATGTCTATGGCCGGGGATCATCATGACCAGATTCGTGTTCTTAGAAGTGAAGTGTATGAACTCATGGTGAAAGAAGAATGCCTGTGGCACCAGAGATCAAGGGTTGATTGGTTGAAGAGTGGTGACATGAACACAAGTTATTTCCATAGCCGAGCAACACAAAGGAACAAGaggaattttatttccaaattgaACTTGAATGACGGATCGGTGGTGacagatgaaaaacaaattggtgAGGCAATGGTAGACTACTTCAAACAGATTTTTGCTTCCACCATGCCCTCGAGCTTTGATCAGATTCTCCAAGGCATTGATACAAAGGTCACTCCAGCCATGAATGCAGACCTCACAAGAGAATTTACCGCAGACGAAGTTGAATTTGCTTTGAAACAAATGAAGCCCCTAACTGCCCCAGGCCCGGATG CAATACTAAATTCGGGTAATATGCCTGCTAGTCTCAATCATACTTACATATCACtcattccaaaaataaaatctccagAAAAAGCCACTGATTTTAGGCCAATAAGTCTTTGCAATGTATTATATAAAATTGTCTCTAAAACTATAGCCAATCGCTTAAAGAAACTCCTCCCCAAATTGGTGTCAGAATCCCAAAGTGCATTCATGTCAGATAGACTTATATCAGACAACATCCTTGTAGCCTTTGAAACCTTCCACCATCTtaagacaaaaacaaaagggaaaaccGGATTCATGGCCATTAAGCTCgatatgagcaaagcatatGACAGAGTGGAATGGGCATTCCTAGAAAAAGTAATGGAAAAATTAGGCTTTGATAATAGGTGGATCACACTTGTTAGTTCCTGCATTCGATCTGTCTCCTTCTCTGTGTTGGTTAATGGTGAACCCCATGGTAATTTCACTCCTAATAGGGGACTCCGCCAAGGAGATCCACTGTCAccttatttgtttctcttgtgTGCAGAAGGGTTACATTCACTTATTCAACAAGCTGAAATTTCAGGCTCAATCAAAGGCGTCTCCCTTTGTAGTACGAGTCCAAAAGTTTCACACTTGTTCTTTGCCGATGATAGCTTGCTCTTTTGTAGGGCAAATTCACATGAGGCTGGTTCTATCATGGAGATTTTGAAACAGTATGAAGAAGCATCAGGGCAACAAATAAACCGAGAAAAAACTCAACTCTTCTTTAGCCCCAACACGGATCCACATGTGCAAGAGGAAATCAAGACTTTGCTAGGAGTGGCAGCTACTactaattatgaaaaatatcttgGTTTACCCTCTTTTGTGGGGAGtggaaaaaaacaaagttttggcTACATTAGGGAGAGGATTTGGCATAAGATGGAAGGGTGGAAAGAAAGATTACTATCACAAGGCGGTAGAGAAGTGTTGATAAAAGCGGTCCTTCAAGCTATGCCCACTTTCACCATGGGATGCTTCAAACTCCCAAAAAGTCTATGCAAGGATATTGAATCTctaatttggaaattttggtggggctaTAAGGGGGAAGCACGAAAAATTCATTGGGTGGGATGGAAAAAATTGTGCAAGTCAAAGAGCCACGGAGGGTTGGGATTCAAGGAtattgaactcttcaatattgCTATGCTAGGCAAGCAA GAGAATGGCTCATATGCTTGGCAAAGCATTCTAAAAGCACAAGGGGTGGTGAGGATGGGGTCAAAATGGAGAATTGGAGATGGACATTCTGTCAGGATCCGTGGGGACAAGTGGTTACCTGACTTGTTCTCTAGCCGTGTGGTGTCACCGCAGAAAAACTTCCCCAACAACACTCGAGTCTGTGCTCTTATTGATGAGGAAAATAGATGCTGGATGGAGGGTCGGATACGTGAGGAATTTCTGCCACATGAAGCTGAAGCAATCCTTAGCCTACCTTTGAGTTTCAACGGCAAAAAGGACAGGTTGATATGGGCTGAAACGATGAATGGTTATTACACCACTAAATCAGCATACCGACTTCTATTACAGGCAGTAGAGGCAGCG GCAGCAAAGGCAGCGGTTCCTGGCACTTCAAACTCAGCGGCTCAGAAGCCTTTCTGGCAGGAGCTTTGGTCACTGAATGTGCCAAACAAAATTCGTCATTTCTTGTGGCGCGCAGCCAATGACTCCCTTCCAACAAAAAAGAACCTGCAGAAGAGGAATATCATTCAAGACACAACCTGTGAACGATGTGGAGGTGGAATTGAAGATGGAGTCCATCCAATATGGGGCTGCCAAATGATCAAACAAGTTTGGTGGGAATTGGAAAAGTGCAGAGAATTCTTGAACGAAAATTTTGCTAGTTTCCATGACTTGCTGCAAGGAATCCTCGCccagaaaattccaaacttGGCTGAGCTATTTGCCTTTATCGGGTGGAGTATTTGGCATGAACGAAACGCAAGGAGGTTGGGCTCACCTTCTCTGCCAATTGAGAAAATATACAGAGATGCTGTGGAGCGCTTAAGAGAGTTCCATTCAGTCCAAGAAGAACCGAGAACCCAACTAACGGTGCACCATCCAGCTCACTGGCTGCCACCGTTGCCCTCAGTTTACAAGGTAAATTTTGATGGCGCTACTTTTCCGGACATCGCCGCAACAGGTTTGGGTGTGGTTGTACGTGATTTAGAGGGCTTGGTCATTGCAGCGCTATCGGAACGAATCCATTTACCTCCAACTGTGGCAGCTTTGGAAGCGATGGCTTGCAGGAGATCCATCGTATTTGCAATTGAACTTGGGCTTCAGGATGTGGTTTTCGAAGGCGATTCAGAGGCTATCTTTAAACTCCTCACTGTAGAGCAACCTTGCATGTCCGCATTTGGGCACATTATTGAAGAATCCCGCTCCCTAGCATCAACATTCAGGTCAGCTACCTTCACTCACACCAAGCGCCAGGGTAACAACGTTGCAGACAAACTCGCTAAGCTAGCGAAGAATTTGTATGAACCATAA